Proteins encoded in a region of the Rhizobium sp. CC-YZS058 genome:
- a CDS encoding PRC-barrel domain-containing protein, with protein sequence MTFQQTSLNDASIRETHDLIASDKVEGTRVYGVDGEHIGTIERVILEKRSGRVAYAVLAFGGFLGIGEDHYPLPWAKLTYDEDLGGYRTDLTREQVDKAPKYRSDEEYQWNRENGRLVYDYYGIPPYWM encoded by the coding sequence ATGACGTTTCAGCAAACGAGCCTCAACGATGCCTCGATCAGGGAAACGCACGATCTGATCGCGAGCGACAAGGTCGAAGGCACCCGCGTCTACGGCGTCGACGGTGAGCATATCGGCACGATCGAGCGTGTGATCCTGGAGAAGCGCAGCGGCCGCGTGGCCTATGCCGTGCTGGCCTTCGGCGGGTTCCTCGGCATCGGCGAGGATCACTATCCGCTGCCCTGGGCAAAGCTGACCTATGACGAGGATTTGGGCGGCTATCGCACCGATCTGACCCGCGAGCAGGTCGACAAGGCGCCGAAATATCGCAGCGACGAGGAGTATCAGTGGAACCGGGAGAACGGCCGCCTGGTCTATGATTATTACGGCATCCCGCCCTACTGGATGTAA
- a CDS encoding DUF1045 domain-containing protein → MRYAICFTPPIHDPLSIAAAEWLGRNVYSDALCEQPSVAGLTHQDLAFHTAVPRRYGFHAGIKAPFRLAQDATEGQLLSALMRFASDLEPFDLAELQIAWLGSFFGLAPAQPSGEMAHLAASVVQAFDPFRAPLSDEELERLDPDKLTAPQFSNLHRWGDPFVMDEYRFHMALSGPVPSTLRPRVEAGLRTALGPLLGKPLEIRSLALFIEPERGAPLRVHSQHPLGKLAAHRPLRRADAAPLPLPGSVEADVAAALRRIPASA, encoded by the coding sequence ATGCGCTATGCCATCTGTTTCACCCCGCCGATCCATGATCCGCTGTCGATCGCGGCTGCCGAATGGCTGGGGCGAAACGTCTATTCCGATGCGCTGTGCGAACAGCCGTCCGTTGCCGGGCTCACGCACCAGGACCTTGCCTTCCACACCGCCGTGCCGCGCCGCTATGGGTTCCATGCCGGCATCAAGGCGCCGTTCCGGCTCGCGCAGGATGCGACCGAGGGGCAATTGCTGAGCGCGCTCATGCGATTTGCCTCCGATCTGGAGCCATTCGATCTTGCCGAGCTTCAGATCGCTTGGCTCGGCTCCTTCTTCGGGCTGGCGCCGGCCCAGCCGAGCGGCGAGATGGCGCATCTGGCGGCAAGCGTCGTCCAGGCCTTCGATCCGTTCCGCGCGCCCTTGAGCGACGAGGAACTGGAGCGCCTCGACCCGGACAAGCTGACGGCGCCGCAGTTTTCAAACCTGCATCGATGGGGTGATCCCTTCGTCATGGACGAGTATCGCTTCCACATGGCGTTGAGCGGGCCGGTGCCCTCTACGCTGCGCCCGCGCGTGGAGGCAGGGCTGCGGACCGCGCTCGGACCGCTGCTTGGCAAGCCGCTGGAAATCCGCAGCCTGGCGCTCTTCATAGAGCCCGAACGCGGGGCGCCGCTGCGCGTGCATTCGCAGCATCCGCTCGGCAAGCTTGCCGCCCACCGGCCGCTGCGCCGCGCCGATGCCGCCCCTCTGCCGCTTCCCGGCTCGGTGGAGGCGGATGTGGCGGCCGCGCTACGCCGCATTCCCGCCTCCGCCTGA
- the puuE gene encoding allantoinase PuuE — MVDLTTPRDLVGYGRTVPDPRWPGGARIAVQFVVNYEEGGESSILDGDKASESLLSEIVGAQPWPGQRNLNMESIYEYGSRSGFWRLWRMFTSRNVPVTVYGVTLAMARNPDAVAAMKEAGWEIASHGYRWLEYKDVPEEEERAHIREAVRLHTALTGSHPLGMYQGKPSLNTLKLVLEEGGFVYSSDSYADELPFWVPGLAPDQPHLIIPYTLDANDMRFATPQGFNSGDQFFTYLKDSFDVLYEEGAEGRPKMMNIGLHCRLVGRPGRAAALARFIDYVLSKDKVWIARRIEIARHWHENHHPGVGR; from the coding sequence ATGGTGGATCTGACGACCCCGCGCGATCTTGTCGGCTACGGACGCACGGTGCCCGATCCGCGCTGGCCCGGCGGCGCGCGCATCGCCGTGCAGTTCGTCGTCAATTACGAGGAGGGTGGCGAGAGCTCGATTCTCGATGGGGACAAGGCCTCCGAATCACTCCTGTCGGAGATCGTCGGGGCGCAGCCCTGGCCCGGCCAGCGCAATCTCAACATGGAATCGATCTATGAATATGGATCGCGCTCCGGCTTCTGGCGTCTTTGGCGGATGTTCACGAGCCGCAACGTGCCGGTGACCGTCTACGGCGTGACGCTGGCCATGGCCCGCAACCCGGATGCGGTTGCCGCCATGAAGGAAGCCGGCTGGGAGATCGCCAGCCACGGCTATCGCTGGCTCGAATACAAGGATGTGCCGGAAGAGGAGGAGCGGGCTCATATCCGGGAGGCCGTGCGCCTTCATACCGCGCTGACCGGCTCGCACCCGCTCGGCATGTACCAGGGCAAGCCCTCGCTCAACACGCTGAAGCTGGTGCTGGAGGAGGGCGGGTTCGTCTATTCCTCCGACAGCTATGCCGACGAGCTGCCTTTCTGGGTTCCGGGCCTTGCGCCGGACCAGCCGCATCTCATTATCCCCTATACGCTCGATGCCAACGACATGCGCTTCGCCACGCCGCAGGGGTTCAATTCGGGCGACCAGTTCTTCACCTATCTCAAGGACAGCTTCGACGTGCTCTATGAGGAGGGCGCGGAGGGACGTCCGAAGATGATGAATATCGGCCTGCATTGCCGGCTGGTCGGCCGGCCGGGCCGCGCCGCGGCTCTCGCCCGTTTCATCGATTACGTGCTCTCGAAGGACAAGGTCTGGATCGCCCGCCGCATCGAGATCGCCCGCCACTGGCACGAAAACCATCATCCGGGAGTGGGCCGATGA
- the uraD gene encoding 2-oxo-4-hydroxy-4-carboxy-5-ureidoimidazoline decarboxylase, translating to MTRHDEFVDRFGSVFEHSPWVAERAFPAIDSQRLSVGAVHAAMVEAFRSASEAERMQVLRAHPDLAGRLAIAGGLTADSKAEQASAGLDRLTPEEHQRFTTLNAIYTDKFGFPFIIAVKGLTKTDILSAFESRVDNGVDQEFETAAAEVEKIALLRLTSMLPGDSE from the coding sequence ATGACGCGCCACGACGAGTTTGTAGACCGCTTCGGCAGTGTGTTCGAACATTCGCCATGGGTTGCCGAGCGCGCCTTTCCCGCGATCGACAGCCAAAGGCTGAGCGTCGGCGCGGTGCATGCCGCCATGGTCGAGGCATTTCGGTCGGCGAGCGAGGCGGAGCGGATGCAGGTCCTGCGTGCCCATCCCGATCTTGCCGGGCGGCTGGCCATCGCCGGCGGGCTGACGGCGGACTCCAAGGCCGAGCAGGCCTCGGCCGGGCTCGATCGGCTGACGCCGGAGGAGCATCAGCGCTTCACCACGCTGAATGCCATCTACACCGACAAGTTCGGCTTTCCCTTCATCATCGCCGTCAAGGGGCTCACCAAGACAGACATCCTGTCCGCGTTCGAGAGCCGCGTCGACAATGGGGTGGACCAGGAATTTGAAACCGCGGCAGCCGAGGTCGAGAAGATCGCCTTGCTGCGCCTGACATCGATGCTTCCCGGAGACAGCGAATGA
- the alc gene encoding allantoicase, producing the protein MTTPMPVDFPDFAKGAVNLASGRLGAIGLFTTDEFFAPVSRMLSDDPAVFIADKYDDHGKWMDGWESRRKRVPGHDHAVIRLAMPGRIAGFDVDTSYFTGNYPPHCSIEAAFVEDGDPVEETVWTEILPKSPLGPSAHHYLQPAEADRATVFTHLRLHIYPDGGIARLRVYGSAYFDWSKVGPDEEVDLAYIFGGAHSLAWSDAHYGHPDRILAPGRGVNMGDGWETARRRGPGHDWTIIKLGHAGEIRRVEVDTAHFKGNFPDRCALFGAYLPDHSGPFTPEEIAASEQWQPILDEAKLQMDHIHSFSGEAVKAIGPVTHVRYCMYPDGGTSRLRLFGTKA; encoded by the coding sequence ATGACCACACCCATGCCCGTCGATTTTCCAGATTTTGCCAAGGGAGCGGTCAATCTCGCCTCCGGCCGGCTCGGCGCCATCGGTCTCTTCACCACCGACGAATTCTTCGCTCCCGTCTCCCGCATGCTGAGCGACGACCCGGCCGTCTTCATCGCCGACAAATATGACGACCATGGCAAGTGGATGGACGGCTGGGAAAGCCGGCGCAAGCGCGTACCCGGCCATGATCATGCGGTCATCCGCCTCGCCATGCCCGGCCGCATCGCCGGGTTCGATGTCGATACCAGCTATTTTACCGGCAATTATCCGCCGCATTGCTCGATCGAAGCCGCTTTCGTCGAGGATGGCGATCCGGTGGAGGAAACGGTCTGGACCGAGATCCTGCCGAAAAGCCCGCTCGGCCCGAGCGCCCACCATTATCTGCAACCGGCCGAGGCTGACCGCGCCACCGTCTTCACCCATCTGCGCCTCCACATCTATCCCGATGGCGGCATCGCGCGGCTGCGGGTCTATGGCTCGGCCTATTTCGACTGGTCGAAGGTTGGGCCGGACGAGGAGGTCGATCTCGCCTACATCTTCGGCGGCGCCCATTCGCTGGCCTGGTCGGATGCCCATTATGGCCACCCCGACCGGATCCTCGCGCCGGGCCGTGGGGTCAATATGGGCGATGGTTGGGAAACGGCGCGCCGGCGCGGCCCCGGCCATGACTGGACCATCATCAAGCTCGGCCATGCCGGCGAGATCCGCAGGGTCGAGGTCGACACCGCGCATTTCAAGGGCAATTTCCCGGATCGCTGCGCGCTTTTCGGCGCCTATCTGCCCGACCACAGCGGCCCCTTCACCCCGGAGGAAATCGCCGCCTCGGAGCAGTGGCAGCCGATCCTCGACGAGGCCAAGCTGCAGATGGACCATATTCACAGCTTCTCCGGCGAGGCGGTGAAGGCGATCGGCCCGGTCACCCATGTGCGCTACTGCATGTATCCCGATGGCGGCACCAGCCGCCTGCGGCTGTTCGGAACCAAGGCGTGA
- a CDS encoding ureidoglycolate lyase, with protein MSEAVAEETLRIEPLTAEAFAPFGSVLEADPASMRLINSGTTERFHALGIAEAWGEGARVVLNLFRGQPRAFPYTIDMMERHPLGSQSFTPLNGAAWLVVVAEDEGGRPGPPRIFAARGDQGVNYRPNVWHHPLIAVGEVQSFLVVDREGPGVNLEEQVYETPFHIRSPLMTA; from the coding sequence GTGAGCGAGGCGGTTGCGGAAGAGACGCTGCGGATCGAGCCGCTGACGGCGGAGGCCTTTGCGCCCTTCGGCAGCGTGCTCGAGGCGGATCCGGCCAGCATGCGGCTGATCAACAGCGGCACCACCGAGCGGTTCCATGCGCTGGGCATCGCAGAAGCGTGGGGCGAGGGCGCGCGGGTGGTGCTGAACCTCTTCCGCGGCCAGCCGCGGGCCTTCCCTTATACGATCGACATGATGGAGCGCCACCCGCTCGGCTCGCAGAGCTTTACGCCCTTGAACGGCGCTGCCTGGCTGGTGGTTGTGGCTGAGGACGAGGGCGGCCGGCCCGGTCCCCCCCGCATCTTTGCCGCCCGGGGAGACCAGGGCGTCAACTATCGCCCGAATGTCTGGCACCATCCGCTCATCGCCGTCGGGGAGGTTCAGTCCTTCCTGGTCGTCGATCGCGAGGGGCCGGGCGTGAACCTGGAAGAGCAGGTCTACGAGACGCCCTTCCACATCCGATCCCCGCTGATGACCGCTTGA
- the uraH gene encoding hydroxyisourate hydrolase, producing the protein METKGRLTTHVLDAALGRPAEGLVIDLVRIDGEQRTPLGSVRTNEDGRVDQPLLSGETMVAGCYELLFHAGDYLKRSSAHLTDPPFLDLIPLRFTIADAGAHYHVPLLLSPFSYSTYRGS; encoded by the coding sequence ATGGAGACCAAGGGACGCCTGACAACCCATGTGCTGGACGCCGCGCTCGGTCGGCCGGCGGAAGGCCTGGTCATCGACCTCGTGCGGATCGACGGGGAGCAGCGCACGCCGCTGGGATCCGTCCGCACCAATGAGGATGGTCGGGTCGACCAGCCGCTGCTCAGCGGCGAGACGATGGTTGCCGGCTGCTACGAGCTTCTCTTCCATGCCGGCGATTACCTCAAGCGCAGCAGCGCGCACCTGACCGACCCGCCTTTCCTCGACCTCATTCCGCTGCGCTTCACGATCGCCGATGCCGGAGCGCACTATCACGTGCCCCTTCTGCTTTCGCCGTTCAGCTACTCGACCTATCGCGGCAGCTGA
- a CDS encoding HD-GYP domain-containing protein — MIKRIDRTQVRVGMFIESLEGEWQETPINRRRFLLESEAAAQQIRASNVSGAIINTAMGVDIDGKRRASSADEKAAEKTRKETARLLTQSTRELESVLGSVLSGDPLTMEGVAPLVGEVAKSVESGPAIMLDLTRMKSRDKSTFLHSVAVSALMVHFSRSLGFEADMIELMGVAGLVHDVGKLAIPITVLQKPGSLTEEERRIIMSHPVLGYDILKRQNTLPELVLDVTRHHHERMDGKGYPDRVPAGDLSLHVRMSAICDVYEALTSVRPYKTPWTSSMALNWMLARPDHFDQPLLWKFILSLDSTLIKDVRHH, encoded by the coding sequence GTGATCAAGCGCATTGACCGCACCCAGGTGCGAGTGGGGATGTTTATCGAGTCGTTGGAAGGGGAGTGGCAGGAAACCCCGATCAACCGGCGTCGATTCCTTCTGGAATCCGAGGCGGCGGCCCAGCAGATCCGTGCGAGCAATGTCAGCGGCGCCATCATCAACACGGCCATGGGCGTCGATATCGATGGCAAGCGCCGCGCGAGCTCCGCCGACGAAAAAGCTGCCGAAAAGACCCGCAAGGAAACGGCGCGCCTGCTGACCCAGTCCACGCGCGAGCTCGAATCCGTCCTCGGCTCCGTCCTGTCCGGCGATCCCCTGACCATGGAAGGCGTGGCACCCCTGGTGGGCGAGGTGGCCAAGAGCGTCGAATCCGGTCCGGCGATCATGCTCGACCTTACCCGCATGAAAAGCCGGGACAAATCCACCTTCCTGCATTCCGTCGCCGTGTCCGCGCTGATGGTCCACTTCTCGCGATCGCTCGGCTTCGAGGCCGACATGATCGAGCTGATGGGCGTCGCCGGACTGGTTCATGATGTCGGCAAGCTGGCGATCCCGATCACCGTGCTGCAGAAGCCCGGCTCGCTGACGGAGGAGGAGCGGCGCATCATCATGAGCCATCCCGTCCTCGGCTACGATATTCTCAAGCGGCAGAACACGTTGCCCGAGCTGGTGCTGGACGTGACCCGCCACCACCATGAGCGCATGGACGGCAAGGGCTATCCCGATCGGGTACCCGCCGGCGATCTAAGCCTGCATGTGCGCATGAGTGCCATTTGCGATGTCTACGAAGCGCTGACCTCGGTCCGGCCCTACAAGACGCCGTGGACATCGTCCATGGCGCTGAACTGGATGCTGGCCCGCCCCGATCATTTCGACCAGCCGCTGCTCTGGAAATTCATCCTCAGCCTCGACAGCACGCTGATCAAGGATGTGCGGCATCACTAG
- the guaD gene encoding guanine deaminase, protein MTARLIRGRTLTFERMPQALDDHAAYRYESDGALLFVDGLIQAAGPYETVRTAAPEAVEEIDHRPHLVMPGFIDTHLHFPQMQVIGSYAANLLEWLNTYTFPEECRFVESAHAARIATHFFDEMIRHGTTTAVAYCSVHKTSADAFFAEALRRDMRMIAGKVMMDRNAPQGLLDTPELGYDETRAVIEDWHGKGRNHVAITPRFAITSTPAQMSAASALAREFPDLHIQTHLSENHDEIAFTGSLYPDAVDYLDVYARYDLLGRKTLFGHCIHLSEREQAVMSESGSVAVHCPTSNLFLGSGLFPLKAIARGEHPVRVSVASDIGGGSSYSMLRTMDEAYKIQQLLGERLNPFESAYHLTRGNAEALSLAERIGTLEVGTDADVIVLDMAATPAMALKAEVVSSLADELFLLQTMGDDRAIVETYVAGRPAKTMLGRG, encoded by the coding sequence ATGACCGCCCGCCTGATCCGCGGCCGCACGCTGACATTCGAGCGCATGCCGCAGGCGCTCGACGACCATGCCGCCTATCGCTACGAAAGCGACGGCGCCTTGCTGTTCGTCGATGGCCTCATCCAGGCGGCAGGGCCTTACGAGACTGTTCGCACTGCGGCCCCTGAGGCGGTCGAGGAGATCGACCATCGCCCGCATCTCGTCATGCCGGGGTTTATCGACACGCATCTGCACTTCCCGCAGATGCAGGTGATCGGCTCCTATGCGGCAAACCTGCTCGAATGGCTGAACACCTACACCTTTCCGGAAGAATGCCGCTTCGTGGAAAGCGCGCATGCGGCGCGCATCGCCACCCACTTCTTCGACGAGATGATCCGCCACGGGACGACCACGGCCGTTGCCTATTGCTCGGTCCACAAGACCTCCGCCGATGCCTTTTTCGCCGAGGCGCTGAGGCGCGATATGCGGATGATTGCCGGCAAGGTGATGATGGACCGCAATGCGCCGCAGGGCCTGCTCGATACGCCCGAGCTTGGCTATGACGAAACGCGGGCCGTGATCGAGGACTGGCACGGCAAGGGGCGCAACCATGTTGCCATCACCCCACGCTTCGCCATCACCTCGACGCCCGCCCAGATGTCGGCGGCATCAGCGCTTGCCCGCGAGTTTCCGGACCTGCACATCCAGACGCATCTCTCCGAAAACCACGACGAGATCGCCTTCACCGGCTCGCTTTATCCCGATGCGGTCGACTATCTCGATGTCTATGCCCGCTACGATCTGCTCGGCCGCAAGACGCTGTTCGGCCATTGCATCCATCTCTCCGAGCGCGAGCAGGCGGTGATGAGCGAGAGCGGCTCCGTTGCCGTCCACTGCCCGACCTCGAACCTCTTCCTTGGCTCCGGCCTGTTTCCTCTCAAGGCGATTGCGCGTGGGGAGCATCCGGTGCGGGTCTCGGTCGCCTCCGATATCGGCGGCGGCTCCAGCTATTCCATGCTGCGGACGATGGACGAGGCCTACAAGATCCAGCAATTGCTGGGCGAGCGGCTGAACCCCTTCGAAAGCGCCTACCACCTGACCCGCGGCAATGCGGAGGCGCTCTCGCTGGCCGAGCGGATCGGCACGCTGGAGGTGGGCACGGATGCGGATGTGATCGTGCTCGACATGGCGGCGACACCGGCGATGGCGCTGAAGGCCGAGGTGGTGAGCTCGCTTGCCGACGAGCTGTTCCTGCTGCAGACGATGGGCGACGACCGGGCGATCGTCGAAACCTACGTCGCCGGCCGTCCGGCAAAGACGATGCTCGGGCGCGGCTGA
- a CDS encoding urate hydroxylase PuuD: MYEFAIVWEWLAFAVRWLHVITAIAWIGSSFYFIALDLGLVKRPHLPVGAYGEEWQVHGGGFYHIQKYLVAPASMPEHLTWFKWESYATWLSGFTLLCLVYYGGADLFLIDRHVLDISAPAAIALSIASLAIGWIFYDLLCKSPLGKNTWVLMGILYVALVAMAWGYLQIFTGRAAFLHLGAFTATIMSANVFFIIMPNQRIVVADLIAGRTPDPKYGAIAKQRSLHNNYLTLPVIFFMLSNHYPLAFATAHSWIIAALVFLMGVTIRHWFNTTHARKGRPTWTWLATVLIFIVIMWLSTSPKLPGAPEEVSALPPTLARFAADTHFPAVRDAVSTRCSMCHAAEPVYEGLARPPKGVMLETEAEIARHAREIYIQAGRSHAMPPGNVTEMTAEERGLITAWFEQAASAERTE, from the coding sequence ATGTATGAATTTGCCATCGTCTGGGAATGGCTGGCCTTTGCCGTGCGCTGGCTGCATGTGATCACCGCCATTGCCTGGATCGGCTCGTCCTTCTACTTCATCGCGCTGGATCTCGGGCTCGTCAAACGGCCCCATTTGCCGGTGGGTGCCTATGGCGAGGAATGGCAGGTTCATGGCGGTGGCTTCTATCATATCCAGAAATATCTGGTCGCCCCCGCCTCCATGCCGGAGCATCTGACCTGGTTCAAATGGGAGAGCTATGCCACCTGGCTTTCCGGCTTCACCCTGCTTTGTCTCGTCTATTATGGCGGCGCCGATCTTTTCCTGATCGACCGCCACGTGCTGGACATCTCCGCGCCGGCGGCCATCGCCCTCTCGATCGCGTCGCTCGCCATCGGCTGGATCTTCTACGACCTGCTCTGCAAATCGCCGCTCGGCAAGAACACCTGGGTGCTGATGGGCATCCTCTACGTCGCGCTTGTCGCCATGGCCTGGGGCTATCTGCAGATCTTCACCGGCCGCGCCGCCTTCCTCCATCTCGGCGCCTTCACCGCCACGATCATGTCGGCCAATGTGTTCTTCATCATCATGCCGAACCAGCGCATCGTCGTGGCCGATCTCATCGCCGGGCGGACGCCGGACCCGAAATATGGAGCGATCGCCAAGCAGCGGTCGCTGCACAACAATTATCTGACGCTGCCCGTCATCTTCTTCATGCTGTCGAACCACTATCCGCTGGCCTTCGCCACCGCGCATAGCTGGATCATCGCGGCACTGGTCTTCCTGATGGGCGTCACGATCCGCCACTGGTTCAACACCACCCATGCCCGCAAGGGCCGACCGACCTGGACCTGGCTGGCGACGGTGCTGATCTTCATCGTCATCATGTGGCTTTCGACCAGCCCGAAGCTGCCGGGCGCGCCGGAGGAGGTCTCCGCGCTGCCGCCCACGCTCGCGCGCTTTGCGGCGGACACCCATTTCCCGGCAGTGCGCGACGCTGTTTCGACCCGCTGCTCCATGTGCCACGCGGCAGAACCCGTCTATGAAGGGCTCGCCCGCCCGCCCAAGGGCGTCATGCTGGAGACGGAGGCGGAGATCGCCCGCCACGCCCGCGAGATCTATATCCAGGCCGGCCGCAGCCATGCGATGCCGCCCGGCAATGTGACCGAAATGACAGCGGAGGAGCGCGGGCTGATCACCGCCTGGTTCGAGCAGGCGGCCAGCGCGGAGCGCACGGAATGA
- a CDS encoding type II toxin-antitoxin system RelE/ParE family toxin: MTARLVWTRLARADVSQIYRTIAAEQPTRADRIIRKIQRKISALADHPRLGLRRAEIFPTARMLVEAPYVIL, from the coding sequence ATGACCGCAAGGCTCGTCTGGACACGGCTAGCGCGAGCGGACGTCTCGCAGATCTACCGGACCATTGCCGCAGAACAGCCGACGCGTGCGGATCGCATAATTAGGAAGATTCAGAGGAAGATTTCGGCTTTGGCCGACCATCCTCGGCTCGGGCTAAGACGTGCCGAAATCTTTCCAACAGCGCGCATGCTCGTCGAGGCCCCCTATGTCATTCTCTAG
- a CDS encoding type II toxin-antitoxin system ParD family antitoxin yields the protein MSTVEKISVSMSPQHADLIREAVASGAYASGSEVIREALRDWSAKWQSRQNDIAHLRHLWAEGKASGLAGPVDFDDVLKEAKAEREQPPRR from the coding sequence ATGTCGACGGTCGAGAAAATCAGTGTTTCGATGTCCCCCCAGCATGCGGACTTGATCCGAGAAGCGGTTGCAAGCGGCGCCTATGCCAGCGGGAGCGAGGTGATCCGCGAAGCCTTACGGGACTGGTCCGCCAAGTGGCAGAGCCGCCAGAATGATATCGCGCATCTGCGGCATCTCTGGGCAGAGGGCAAGGCAAGCGGTCTCGCCGGTCCCGTAGATTTTGACGACGTGCTTAAGGAAGCAAAGGCTGAGCGGGAACAGCCGCCGCGCCGATGA
- a CDS encoding LysR substrate-binding domain-containing protein has product MKLSRRIPLNALHVFEAVARLGSFTRAGEELGLTQTAVSYQIKLLEDGIGEPLFLRRPRQIALTETGERMLPKVTQGFSLLAEALAEARDGGRDTLHINATPTFALQWLSRHLGAFQLRHAALAVRLTTTQEIIDFAREPADLALRAGKGGWPGLREHRLMPIDFSPMLSPRLVEAVGGIEHPLDLVKTRLIDPSDPWWPIWFDAMGVPRPDLTAMTPSRMGAQVFEAGLALAGQGTAMLTPAFYADDLASGRLVQPFARTASEGQSYFLVYPETRANLPKIRHFRDWILGEFAAPPAVPPR; this is encoded by the coding sequence ATGAAACTGTCGCGCCGCATTCCGCTCAATGCGCTGCATGTCTTCGAGGCGGTGGCGCGGCTCGGCAGCTTCACCCGCGCTGGTGAAGAGCTCGGCCTGACGCAAACGGCCGTCAGCTACCAGATCAAGCTTTTGGAGGATGGAATCGGCGAGCCGCTCTTCCTGCGCCGCCCGCGCCAGATCGCGCTGACCGAAACCGGCGAGCGCATGCTGCCGAAGGTCACCCAGGGCTTCTCGCTGCTGGCCGAGGCGCTGGCGGAGGCGCGGGACGGCGGGCGCGATACGCTGCACATCAACGCCACACCGACCTTCGCGCTGCAATGGCTGTCGCGTCATCTCGGGGCCTTCCAGCTCCGTCATGCGGCGCTGGCGGTGCGGTTGACGACGACTCAGGAGATCATCGACTTTGCCCGCGAACCGGCCGACCTCGCGCTCCGGGCCGGCAAGGGAGGCTGGCCGGGACTGCGCGAACACCGGCTGATGCCGATCGACTTCTCGCCCATGCTCAGTCCGAGGCTCGTCGAGGCCGTGGGCGGGATCGAGCATCCGCTCGATCTCGTGAAGACACGGCTGATCGATCCCAGCGATCCCTGGTGGCCGATCTGGTTTGACGCCATGGGCGTGCCGAGGCCGGATCTCACCGCCATGACGCCGAGCCGGATGGGCGCGCAGGTCTTCGAAGCGGGGCTGGCGCTCGCCGGTCAGGGCACGGCCATGCTGACGCCGGCTTTCTATGCCGACGATCTGGCAAGCGGCCGCCTTGTCCAGCCCTTTGCCAGAACGGCGAGCGAGGGCCAGTCCTATTTCCTCGTCTATCCCGAGACTCGCGCCAACCTGCCAAAAATCCGCCATTTCCGAGACTGGATTCTCGGCGAATTCGCCGCTCCTCCGGCTGTGCCGCCCCGATAA
- the xdhC gene encoding xanthine dehydrogenase accessory protein XdhC — translation MAAMRYAVGDLRAFLDREYPILLVEILEAKGSSPREAGTFMLVSPTDSHATIGGGQMEFMAIDHARAILAGMSTQMRLDIPLGPEIGQCCGGRVTLGFSRLDETGMAAFDARIEARLSAMPEVWLFGAGHVGRALGEVLALLPVKGTVVETRASELALMSVGVRHRLAAMPEALVAEAAPGAAIVILTHDHALDFLIAREALARDDLAYVGMIGSKTKRATFASQARESGLAQARIDRLVLPIGGRQVPDKRPAVIAAMTAAELLVALSSYRSQGSS, via the coding sequence ATGGCTGCCATGAGATATGCCGTCGGGGACCTGCGTGCCTTTCTCGACCGCGAATATCCGATTCTCCTGGTCGAGATCCTCGAGGCGAAGGGATCCAGCCCGCGCGAGGCCGGCACCTTCATGCTCGTCTCGCCGACGGATAGCCATGCGACGATCGGCGGCGGCCAGATGGAGTTCATGGCAATCGACCATGCGCGGGCGATCCTGGCCGGCATGAGCACGCAGATGCGGCTCGACATTCCGCTGGGGCCGGAGATCGGCCAGTGCTGCGGCGGACGGGTGACGCTCGGCTTCAGCCGGCTTGACGAGACCGGTATGGCCGCCTTCGACGCGCGGATCGAGGCTCGCCTCTCCGCCATGCCCGAGGTCTGGCTGTTCGGCGCCGGCCATGTCGGCCGGGCCTTGGGCGAAGTCCTGGCGCTGCTGCCGGTCAAGGGCACAGTGGTGGAAACCCGGGCGAGCGAGCTGGCGCTGATGTCGGTCGGCGTGCGCCACCGCCTGGCCGCGATGCCGGAGGCGCTGGTTGCCGAAGCCGCGCCGGGTGCGGCGATCGTCATTCTCACCCATGACCACGCGCTCGACTTCCTGATCGCGCGCGAGGCCCTGGCGCGCGACGATCTCGCCTATGTCGGCATGATCGGCTCCAAGACCAAGCGCGCCACCTTCGCCAGCCAGGCGCGCGAAAGCGGCCTTGCGCAGGCGCGCATCGACCGCCTCGTCCTGCCGATCGGCGGCCGGCAGGTCCCCGACAAGCGCCCCGCCGTCATCGCCGCCATGACGGCCGCCGAGCTCCTGGTGGCACTCAGCAGCTATCGCAGCCAGGGCTCCTCGTAG